A single genomic interval of Eleutherodactylus coqui strain aEleCoq1 chromosome 3, aEleCoq1.hap1, whole genome shotgun sequence harbors:
- the LOC136621147 gene encoding probable endonuclease 4, with amino-acid sequence MDGEGGGGAAAQKPKKSLPASNKVKRRTRKDENPGSDDSPKSEPSKKRITRKIETAKSKGSDDKKQKSKKKETTNKTQTQNTDTSTDVTPETDAFRNQTSERKTRVRKKPNNDNPKRVEKEVEVSEMVTKHLHRSLSSHKYVGAHVSIQGGLWKAVVEAKHIGARAFGLFLRSQRTWNSKPLEEEAAEKFRSTCDELGFEPRYILPHSPYLMNLGSPKPDVFQKSRAMLVEELNRCQKLGLTLYNIHPGSHIGEMPVGKCLELIADGINYAHSQVSGVTVVLENMSCQGSTVGGRFEELRGIIDHVEDKSRIGVCLDTCHAFAAGHNLSEKTGLQRMLDEFSEIVGLSYLKAVHLNDSKGGVGCRLDRHENIGRGHIGLEGFRKVMNEPRFNEIPMILETPASSHFEDYSDEIDLLYSLCE; translated from the exons AAAATCCCGGGTCAGACGACAGTCCGAAGTCCGAACCTTCCAAGAAGCGAATAACAAGAAAAATAGAAACTGCAA AAAGTAAAGGCTCAGATGACAAGAAGCAAAAATCAAAGAAAAAGGAAACCACAAACAAGACTCAGACGCAGAATACAGACACCTCTACTGATGTGACACCTGAAACAG ATGCATTTAGAAATCAAACATCTGAGAGAAAGACAAGAGTAAGGAAGAAACCCAATAATGATAACCCCAAGAGAGTAGAGAAAGAAGTGGAGGTGTCTGAGATGGTAACGAAACATCTTCACCGCAGTTTGAGCTCTCACAAGTATGTAGGAGCGCATGTATCCATTCAAG GGGGACTGTGGAAAGCAGTAGTGGAGGCCAAACATATTGGAGCCAGAGCATTTGGTCTGTTTTTGAGGTCTCAGAGAACCTGGAACAGTAAACCCCTAGAAGAAGAGGCTGCTGAGAAGTTCAGAAGCACATGTGATGAGCTGGGCTTTGAGCCCCGTTATATACTTCCACACAGCCCATATCTTATGAACCTGGGTTCACCTAAACCAG ATGTGTTTCAGAAGAGCCGTGCTATGCTGGTTGAAGAATTAAACCGTTGCCAGAAGCTTGGCCTTACTCTATACAACATTCACCCTGGATCACATATTGGTGAAATGCCAGTGGGCAAATGCCTGGAACTCATTGCTGATGGGATAAATTACGCCCACTCACAAGTTTCTGGAGTTACAGTGG TGTTGGAGAATATGAGCTGTCAAGGCAGCACGGTTGGCGGTCGCTTTGAGGAACTGCGAGGTATTATTGACCATGTCGAGGATAAGTCTCGTATTGGCGTGTGCCTAGACACGTGTCATGCCTTTGCTGCTG GTCACAACTTGTCAGAAAAGACCGGTCTCCAACGTATGTTAGATGAGTTCAGTGAGATTGTTGGGCTTTCTTACCTCAAAGCTGTCCACCTGAATGATTCCAAAG GTGGAGTTGGCTGTCGGCTTGACCGTCATGAAAATATTGGCAGAGGACACATTGGATTAGAGGGATTTAGAAAGGTGATGAATGAGCCCCGGTTTAATGAAATTCCCATGATCCTTGAGACACCTGCCAG ctctCATTTTGAAGATTATTCCGATGAGATTGATCTTCTGTATTCTCTCTGTGAGTAA